CCACAACAGCTAATATTTACAGCGCATCAATAACATAGAAAATTATAAAAGTTGTGTCACAGTGTTATTTCAATCATAGAGTATCTTGTCCCTCAAATGCTCAACAACAGTTCTCAGCACTTTTAAAACAATGACTAAAATACATCAATCTGCAAGACctaatacacacatatatatatatacaagcttTCTAAACATCTGaaccattttaaatatacattttaaagagtaaacatagctttgtttttttttacaatataataaCCTACTACAAAAAGACGCAAGCTTCATTCATAACTTCAGAACATTAAATTAATTCTTAGAAGGTcgagcagacaaacattttgacttatGCCTTTGTCAATTTGACTAAACGTTTTGCCACAAATGCTGGAGGCACTTGTAAATTAATTCCATCTGAGACCTATGAATTTACTGTCATGCTTGAATAAATACATGATACAGTCTCTGTCTGGAGGGATTTAGACAGCTGAAAgtacagtaatatactgtatcaAAACCTTAACTGACAGTAACCTTGCAGAACAAATAATGCTACAGGATAGTTGGCAGAAATGTCTTTGGTCAACCTCCTTAATTTAAACTCATACAATTCTACAATATCCCCCCTAATTGGATTTTATATGGGCTAAGAAACTGTTACCAAACAAAACCCCAATATTCATCTATATATAATCtttgggtaaaataaaaaatgcaattacatattttttcctgcatttgtttttttttttaaatgttgaaggcaggcagacagagagaagTGCTAGTTTCTTTCATTTGTCTGTCTGCTTCCCTCTACACCTCTGTGCCTTCCCTAGGGTAGAGAAGCCCTCCGGAACTCAGACTGGGGTAGAAGTGGCTGTTAAACTGGTTGAGGACGGAGCTGCTATAGCCGAGTGAGGAGGGAGGTGCTGGGGACGTCCATTCTGTCCCACTGACTCCAGGGATGCTCGGGGTGTTGGGGGAGAAGGCCCCAAAGCCGCTCATGGTCTGTCCTGCTCTCTGAGAAATCTCGCTCCCGAATCCTAGTGCCGTGGGCCTGCTCAGAGTCGGGGAACCACTGTTCATATAGGACGTCATGCTGGACAGGAAGTTGTTGAGGCAGGGGGAGGAAACAGTAACGGAGGATGATGGGGAGGGCCCTCTGTCCTGGGCCCCAGCCTCTGAGCTGTCCAGTAAAGCCTCAGGTGCCTTGGGGCTCCCCTCTAGGGAGCTCCCCCCCTCCAGAGGGGCTCCTCTCAGGGGGCTACCCTCCTCCAGTGAGCTGCCTTCGGGCCTCTCAGAATTCAGCACCCCCCCGCCACTGCTGGAGTTTAAGTCTGACTTTCTTTTCCTCTTCCGACGGAAGTTCCCGTTGTCGAACATCTTCTCACAGTTGGGGTCCAGGGTCCAGTAGTTTCCCTTGCCTGCACAGAGTGGGACAGAGCAAACACCTGCTTATTTTCATTTCCACTAACAGAAGTTGTAATTTAGGAAtatcaatattaaattaaatccTTATATCATTATTTATAAAGTTGCAGAATCTCTGGTGATATCAGTAAtaagaaatattttataataataataatggataatAATATCTTTAGTACatctaattatataatatatatatatatattatatatatatatatatatatatatatatatatatatatatatatatatatatatataacatatataatttCGACCGAATTATGGAACCTTCCAAGTTCTTATAAAAACACTAGTGAAAAGACAAGCTAGCCGAGGTCAGAACAACACCAGCTAGcaaaaatatttgattttgttcaggtgtatattttaaattaaagttactAAACTGTGTTGAAAAGCTGTAAATGCACAAATCATACTAGCACTCAGTTGTCAGTCTACTCTTACCTGGATCATCCTCATCACGGGGCACCTTCTTGAAGCAGTCGTTGAGGGACAGATTGTGACGGATGGAGTTCTGCCAGCCCGCCTTGCTCTTGTTATAGAAGGGAAAGTTATCGGCCACGTACTGGTAGATCTGGCTGAGGGTGAGCCTCTTTTCGTGGGCGCTGTGGATCGCCATAGCGATGAGTGCAGAGTAGGAGTAGGGTGGCCTCACCAGCTTCATCAGGTCCTCCTGGGAGGGGAGGGAGAACCAGCTCAGGTCTGCAGCTCCTAGCCCTGGCCCGCCTGGCAGGAAGGGCCTCTGCATGCCGTAGTGCTGTGGAACGAATGGTGCAGCACCCGACCCGGGCAGGTAGGGAGTGCTGTTGATCCCTGAGCTGTTGAACCACAGGTAAGGGTTGGGGGTGGCCCCGCTGTAGTCCCCAAGGTCATAACTTGGTGGCCTCTGGGGACTGGGCAGGCTGCTCGGATGGTAGTAGTTGTCGCCATACAGACTCATTTCTGGGGGCTCCTGCCCAATGTTGGGGAACTGAGGGCTGCAGCGAGGGGGAGATTGTCCTTGTGGGTCGAATGAGCTCATTATAGTAGGTTTtccacgctctctctctctctctctctctctctctctctctctctctctctctctctctctctctctctctctttctctcaaaaAGGTTAAAGTATCTACCTGTTTCCTAACAGTAGAGCTGCTGACAGGTGTATCATCTGCTGGCTCACCTGCAGCTTTTATACACCAGCTAGCCATGCCCCCTGGCTCTGATTGGTGGAGCTGCCTCACTGGGGTTTAGGGACCATTTCTCAAGTTTCACCATAATAGCCACATTTCAATGTCTTGGTACTTACAAGAAGTTGGGAGGAGTTATTTTCCATtgttaaacgtttttttttttttttttccccaccaactaagattttctttaaaataactgttcacactttttttttttaatgcatcctTTTAATTAAAAACGTTCTCCTTGGCTGAATTTTCTGTTTCCAGAGGAGATATGAGAGTTCCTTATTTTACACTgtcacactaaacacaaaaccaaaTGAGCCTGagaaggaattaaaaataattagaCTCGCTGTACTgcaaatttatttatataattaattgattaaaattctgtttatcaaactgactgctcaattgtttgtttttgtatttatttcactaaTCACATATTCAAATATACATTATTGCTGATTCttcttattgttatttaaaaccaaaatagaaatattgttatatttttggtAGAAGAACAGTACAAAAATGGATTACAACCATACGAAAGTTTGATAAAACGTATACTACTCTGTAATATAATAACCCTCCAAGTATTAGCGTTTTTCCTAAACAACAGGATTTGTGTTTacacaaatgtgtttacattaCAAAATTATCGCGTCTGTTTTGAGATTGTAAACTGTCCTTAGATTGTCTGTaaactattattaaaacaatattttctctctctctctctctctctctctctctctctctctctctctctctctctctctgagaagagctgttgtgtgtgtacacacattgACACTTAGCTTCTTGGAATGAACTAAGTGCATCCCCCccccattaccccccccccccccagcccccccccccccccccccccccccccccccccccccaccccacacacacacacatatacatatataacttttttacttttttaatatacaatttagTATTTAGTTGTCGCGGgctatgtatgtattttgtagtttcgcacaatttttttttgtttgactaaATTAGAAATATTATGGTGTCAAATACTAAAGCTATTATTGTTATTTGCTGTAGGTATTTGTTAAATAAAGCGGCACAAATTTTAAACAACCTCCAGACCTCTACTACTCAATAAAGCCAAAATTGATTGGATTAAATTACAAAGCAATCGGGATgcaatatattattatgtattgtcaTATATTTATATGGTATGTACAAATATATCGTATTAAATATTTCGATATGGACGGAAATACACACCATAggcatatttcacatatttctcAAATCTATCATTTTAATTGGatactgaatatatttttgtttatgttaCCGAATGGTTctgttattttataaatcatttaaacGGTCATTTTAGTTAGTTATAGTAGACTACTTGCACAATTGGTCAGCGGTACATTTTGCATAAAACTatctatttttaactactataACTATCTCATTGTGCAACACTCGcacttttattttccttttgcagAAATGTTGCAAGTTAAGAATACAGTAAGTAAAAGCCCTCTAAATATGGgcatctgtttttaaatatgtacaatacGCAGGCTGGTGTGCGTGGTTACCGTATTTTATATACCAACATGAAATTAagccatgtttaaaaatattgtaacTTATGTTTACTATTTTCTAGTTTTGCCATGCTTAATGTCTCGAACACTAAAAACACGCGGCAATAGCCTGGACACCCCCTTTACCCTAGTATTGACTCGTGTTGAAAATGTTATAGGGACAAGCACCTGTAATGTGCAAGGTAATAAACGCCGATAAATTGTACACACTTTTGACGATTACAGATTGTTTGGCAATACAATTGAGGAGAAACGGGTAAAACAGGTGTAATAACAGAGAGTGTGGTTTTGACATAGGTGAGCAAGCGCACTGTATCCTACTAAATTACTGGATATGATTTATGGTACTTAAGATACGTCAAAACCAGCACACTGTCACAAAATACAGAGGGCTTTTCGGGAGGACCTTGCAACGTTGAATTAAATGAGAAAGAACCAAAGAAAGGCATggctggttttatttaaaaaaaaaaaaaaaagaaacaacaaaaaaaaaaacatgcgacACCCGTAGCCCACATCGTCTAATCAGTAATCAGTAATAACCTTTAAAACCAGTCAGGCCACGTTACACCCGCATAAATAGTCATAAATCAACATCAACTGGCGACTGAAAACATGGCATCAAGCACTTTCGTTGTCACTTGCTAGCGATTGTCATACCCCCGTTACCCCGCCTCTGAGTGACTCGGAAAAGCCAGACTGTCGTGAGCACTTCGTTTTACTTTAAGCAGTCTTGCGGTAGCGGTATGTTATTCGCTTGAAATGAGTAGTGTTACAGTGCCCCCCAGTGGTAACTGAATGTGTTTAAAAGTCGTTGTACTCAAATGCATTTTCGGTGCGCGTAATAATTAAtgcctttttatttcaaaacGGCATCCTGCAATTTAGCAAAATCGCACACCCAGATCATATGGATTACTTAAACACCAAGGGTAACATTTGTTAATATTTCAGATATACAGAAGCAAAACACTACGGATATTTTCCTGCACGGTTTCATCAATGGAACCCGTATATTTTGTGTATAGGAATAAAAATATTACACACAATGGATTGACTCGGGACGGCAAGGCAGCAGGTGTTGTAATCAGTTCTGTATTTCCCCCCCCCGGATCCCTAGCACAATGAGATCTGCCCACAGGCACGCCTGATTCCCCTGCTTGTGTTTGAGGTGAATTGCGGGTAATGTGCACACGCAGCAGTTGTCAGCTgcattttgcaatatattttgcaGGGTATAAAAAATTCTGAGGAGATGCACAACTCGTTAGAACGGCTACGGTGCACACGCCAGGTTCGGTTGAGGAATTGTGACCGGGCAGCGCTGTTTGATAGATAGAAAGGCACTCGACAATATAGATGTCAaggtacataaaaaaatataatacacattttataatattatgaTACACTATCAGAGGAATCTGCGAGTTACCAAAATAAAGATGCCATGCTGACAGGACGGTAAAGCATCCCAGTTTCACGTGACTACCGAAATGTAGTTTTAGTGACAGGAAATTTTGCGacgtgtattttaatatatattttaacgaAGCTCACGCCACAGGTTTATATCagcaacaacattttttaaacaaatcttaaaCTTGAAAGTGGGCCTGAGATGAAATGTTTGTAACTTAAAATTTCCATTCTGCTGGCGCTGTCTTATCTCATATAATTTGAAATTACAATTTgtggttgattaaaaaaaataaataataattatataagtGGCGTTCATTGTATTTGCCAAATGAAGGCTATTTCTATTTctgctatttttttctgttacagcGAGTGTTCTGCAGTAGGACAGGAAAATAAATCTTTTGATTGAATATAGAAGTTTTGATTTTTTGAAAGGCATTTTCTTgtggaaacatttgtcattggaTTTTAATTTCTAGTTTCAGCAATTTATGGATGATAAATCTTTGTGTAGCATGTGAAGTCTTCACTACTTCAAGTATTTTTGGTTTGTACTGTAAAATGGGCTTCTTAACAGTAACCTATCCAGTTTGTTTTAGTGCAAGTGACCTGGATGGCCTATGACATGTAAAATATATCTCTACTTGGCAAATGCATTAGTGATATTAGTGGAACATACATTTTTGACATTTTCTAGATTTctagaaaatataatttcttgaaaaaaaaattgaaaatgtaatggtTTTCAAGCATTGTAACATTTTGTGGTGTACATTTTTgtgctttgttaaaaataaacagattaaatataCATATCTCAGGTCTCCATACTTATTatctatgtaatttatttttaattatgagtttttcaggtttttaaatgtattacttcaCTCACTCAAAACAAATATCTTGCCACAGAGTTGCCACTATTCATTCTTTAAGCAATTACTGATAGGTTTGCTAGCGTTTTTTAGCAtgacactgttttgtatttttgtttctacCTGCTTGTTGCTTGTCTAGTGAAGTAAAATCAATTATTTGTTCTTATTACTAGTCCCAGGTTTCTCTACTTCTGTGAATAGGGAAGAAAGTTTAGTAAGaatttgtttactgtaaaaagtttaaacagatttttaatttttttttttaccaaagatcattaatttattttgatcTCTTTCATTATAATTTCTGTAAATTACTTGTTAAGAACATTGCTTAGTGACATTTATGAGCAATACTATTGTAGGTGCAATTATGATGGAAGTTCATTGTATTAACCCATTACTGCGTGGTTCTGGTTAAAATAACCCCCATACACTGGCCAGCTATGAGGCAGTAGGAAATGATAAGTTGCAAAGCTGTTGTTGACAAGTGGAAAAACGCTAAAGATGAAACCTGTCATCTCTCCCAAAAACAAGTTTGAGTTGGTTTGATATATGGTCAGGCTATACGTCTGTCCAAATGAGTCCTGCTGTACATGTATAATTAAAAAGTGTACAGTACTTGGTAAAAGTATAACACCAGACAATTAGGGACAGACATAAATGACCTACTTAACCCATAAGCGAATAATTACCTAATGCCttccagaaataaaaatgttggtCAGTGATTTAATAGATAATTATGATCCTCAGATCCCTGTTTTCTCTAAAACTATTATACCTAATAAAAGTACACATTCAAATAATAAATGCTAATATCAAACATGTACACTTCTTTGCTTTATGGTAGAACGATAATGACATTGTagtgtaatgtgtttatttgtttcagaTGGATAGAGTTGATCAGATTGACTTAGATAAGATCATTAAACATTTGGATAAGATGTCTGGCAGTTTGGAAAAGCTGGCAGGTGAGCTACTATGTTATTTATCAgtctgaaaaaacaaagaaacactggAGCCAATTCGATGCACAATGTTTTGTAGTTTGATTTGATATTGCTTTTGTAGACTGATTTTATGTTATTGGTTCTGTCATGAATAATTAGATCATTCCAGATTTTCAATGAATTGAAAGATATTGGTGTAATTGGTGTGTTTGGTGTTATTGTTCTTAAATTCCAGTGAAGACTCAGCTGTTGCAGTGCAATCTGATTGTGTGCTTTGGCCACCCAGACAAGACGGAGGCACTGAAAAGAAAGGAGGAGGGCTACATCCATCCCAGGATAGTATTAGAACAAGAAATAGATCCAACACAACTGTGAAGAGCTGTTGGTGTAGTGCATGTAAATTCAGATTATTAGTTATAACATGACTgtttacaagatgtaaaattgaaaaaaagttttttaaaattgattttaataaaaaaaaaaaaaaaactaaatatgcaGTATGAgaacaaaaacaaggaaaacagaaCAATCCATAAATTCACAAGAAAAGCCATTGTAATATGTCACCCACAATTGAAGCCATTAGTGCAAGTACTTGATAGGTTCCATTTTTTAAACCAAGTACACAGGTTATAGTTACCATAAAGAATGCTTTGACAGCTTTAAGTTTCAGTTCATTTCCTATATAGTTAaacaactgacaaaaatgtaataattacagCCAAAGTCTACAACGTTGTATAAACATCTTTTTACATACACTTCCTTTAACACTTATTGGCATTATGATATGCTATTACAGTATTAGTATGTGCTAAAGAAACACATATCTTATTGATCAGTACGTTCTTTATCTGTTCGTTATCCCCTGCAGTGAGAATTAT
The Polyodon spathula isolate WHYD16114869_AA chromosome 22, ASM1765450v1, whole genome shotgun sequence genome window above contains:
- the LOC121296900 gene encoding forkhead box protein I1-ema-like, translated to MSSFDPQGQSPPRCSPQFPNIGQEPPEMSLYGDNYYHPSSLPSPQRPPSYDLGDYSGATPNPYLWFNSSGINSTPYLPGSGAAPFVPQHYGMQRPFLPGGPGLGAADLSWFSLPSQEDLMKLVRPPYSYSALIAMAIHSAHEKRLTLSQIYQYVADNFPFYNKSKAGWQNSIRHNLSLNDCFKKVPRDEDDPGKGNYWTLDPNCEKMFDNGNFRRKRKRKSDLNSSSGGGVLNSERPEGSSLEEGSPLRGAPLEGGSSLEGSPKAPEALLDSSEAGAQDRGPSPSSSVTVSSPCLNNFLSSMTSYMNSGSPTLSRPTALGFGSEISQRAGQTMSGFGAFSPNTPSIPGVSGTEWTSPAPPSSLGYSSSVLNQFNSHFYPSLSSGGLLYPREGTEV